The following is a genomic window from Calliphora vicina chromosome 5, idCalVici1.1, whole genome shotgun sequence.
aaatttggtcacatgaattttgtatatataaaacttatttggagcggaatttgtggatatacatatataaattaaacatttatgaccgataaagtccaatttcggaaggacatttgtatgggggctaggtgaaataatggaccgatttccagtttcaataggcttggtccttgggccgaaaaagtaatatgtaccaaatttgatcgaaatatcttcaaaattgcgacctgtactctgcgcacaaggtttacatggacatccagccagccagccgaccagacggacggacggacggacggacggacatcgcttaatcgactcagaaagtgattctaagtcgatttttatactttaaggttggtgttagactaatatttttgggcgttacaaacatctgcacaaacgcataataccctccccactatggtggtgtggggtataaagagtaacgttactgactgactgattcatcatcgcacagcccaaacgactgcagctagaatcatgaaatcgTTGGTTCCTCCCTCCTCACAACAATCCAATAAGacgggatttttggaaattcgaacgtttagggggtattaaagggtaaaaacgggtaaattaggtaaccttatatcttcaaaactaataacgATACAAACAAACTTAagattgcatgttactccatttaaaaaataagctgacagatgtttttttaggggagaaaacgggtaaaaattgtatattggtacttttttggcaccctatgtatcatttaaaccaataaacatagaaacaaaatttaaatcgtattctttacttatcaaaaaataaaaatataagtttggtactttttggaaattcgaacccttaagggataaaaattatgtttatttttggtactttatcataaaataagtttttctataatttgacatagacatacgaatattttattataagctCCCatcacgatacagaaatttatttgaataaaattttaccaacgcaatggggataaaaaaggtaccaaaaatgggataaaatcgggaaaatacattttatttgtaattattaagccaattttgagaATTGTTTAACAtcggttcctggattcatacaaaaacaagtaagaaagtatggtcggtcaagcctgatcatataataccctaaactaagtaaaagagcaaacaaaatttttcttttaaaatttcaataatttatatttttgagtgattttcggaagtggggttatatgggggctatgaccaattatggaccgatcaccatgaaattaggtcgtgtgatttatgtgtatattaaagttaactacgttgaattttgtgtgtttaccaacatttttaagcgatttatgcacgttaaagtgattttcggaagcgggtctatatgggagctatgactaattatggaccgatcgtaacaaaatttggtgacatgaattttgtatatataaaacttatttggagagaaatttgtgtagatacatagataaattagatatttatgaccgataaagtccaatttcgagggaactttgtatgggggctaggtgaaataatggaccgatttcagccagtttcaataggcttggtccttgggccgaaaaagtaatatgtaccaaattttatcgaaatatcttcaaaattgcgacctgtactctgcgcataaggtttacatggccagccagccagccagccaaccagacggacggacgaacatcgtttaatcgactcagaaagtgattataagtcgatcggtatactttaaggtgggtgttagactaatatttttgggcgttacaaacatctgcacaaacgcataataccctccccactatggtggtgtagggtataattaactaACAGGTGGTTTTTTTGGAACTCGATTGCCAAAGTTTATATTGGGCCAAATTCGGGTACACAgtttggtacattttttaaaacatattttttcttgggcacattaacatagattttaaacgtttgagacatgtctgtagcataaacaattttggcaaaatggaatatttttaaatttcgaacttgagggggtgttcaaggaagaaaagggaaattggtacttttctccaaatgtacttttttaatattttaaattatttcacttatcgacattaaagttagctgatatgcatctgagtgaagttagtgttaggaataggggataatatttaggtaccaaaatgtgagaactgaactataggtacttttttattcttctaatgttattttttgattttttataacaatggacttagaaacatgaaattaagcatatatggtcctaagtgagtgagaattctagggagagaatttttggtacattttctttattcgaatggtactttttctaattttttcaccaatgaacatagaaacttaactgctgggtactcTGACTCACAATAACATAACCATAAAAATGAATCCAACGTCGACATCATACTCATATGAACTCAAATCTATTTGATTCATAAATAACCTCAGCCTGACTTATAATAATTTTAGGAAAATACTCATGATACTTACTATTGATTCAACTCATTCTCACTCATGCAGGTTTAATTGTAGACCACTCTTCTCTTTCGTTTATGTGTTCACGCATTGTAGAGATATAAACAACTTTAATCAGTCTTGCTTGAGCATTTAAACAGGCAGGTTGTGTATCGCTTACTTTaacgaaagtttactggcaacaccgattcgtgtTGAGAGCGGATAGAGAGTATTGtaatagtataggttgcctttccctgattAAGACAGTTTGCAAACAGTGTtaccatttatttattattttttcaaaaaaaacaatccatgtatttttaaaagtttagtcATTAAgaagtgtataaaaatatacaaaagcataaaattgtaagtttatacagaaagtttatacaaataaagtttttttgtattattataacatatttataatttttatgagCAGGCTGTGAAATGGATAGCTATAGAGAGAttgaggaaaaaataaatagcgGAGTTTATCAATTAGTGCAAAAACGTAATCGCAAAAGCGCAATATGGTCAATTTTTGCTGAAATATTAAAGGATGACGAAACAATTCTTGAGGGTTTTGTATGCTGCCGCAACTGTAAACATATACTTAGGTATAATGGACAGCAGTCATCCAATTTGAACCGTCATAAGTGCTTTAATTTAACCACAACAAGTGGATCTATTAAGAGGGTAACTGAGGAGGATAAACAAGAAGCTATTGATGCTTGTACAACATGGCTAATTGAGGACTGTCTTCCCTTTACTGCTATTGATGGAACAGGATTTCTTGAAAtggttaatttgtttttaaaaattggtgcACGTTATGGCACAAATATTGACATCAATGATTTGCTTCCTGATCCCTCCACACTTTCAAGCCGAATAACTCAAACAGACCAAGAAAATGAGAACAAAGAGAAATCTGAAATTGATAATATAGTAAGTAAAGGTGAAGATTAccttaaactttaataaattaacatcacaaaaattaaacatgattttatgtataaagttctatgtttaattttttttttttaaaaataaaagaagaattTGTAACCATTAGTTATGTCAATTTTTTACTACAACTTCCTTTCAAAATATGTAGTATTAAAATAATCTTGAGATgaaattacacaaaaattatccaATACAAAAATTGCATTTTGTCCCATTTTTGCGTAATTATACAGAATTCGGCAACACTGAAACATACAACCTCATAATGAGAATTTTAATGTTTGTATTCGAATCATACTTATTTTGCAACGTctatacaaattgagttaagTAGAGTCGAAATCAACAACGTCATAAATATTATGTATTAAGTGTGAGTATGATGATTACCTCATACTTTACAAGTGGATATGAGTCTCGACAACATTGTAATGAATATGAATGTATATATACATTGTATAATTACAAGACATTTTTAGTCATGATTCAACTCTACTCAAGTTTTCACTACTTATACAATTCAATTCGCTCGAATTAAATTCTCTCACGAGATAGAAATTAGCAGTCTCGGCACTCTGGTTTTGCCTGATGTTGTAGCTGTTTGgcgcaaacaacaaaacaaaacataaataacAACACAAGAGAGAATACTCTTCTAATTACAGACACGCTCACAGGGAATAAACAGATAGATGGAAAGGAGAGAGAAATGTCAAtaacaacaagtaagaaagctatattcggcagtgccgaatcttatatagccttcaccaaatattattttaaaataaaaattttaaacatttttaggtcaaatttttttaaatttttttgaaatttttttttaaaaaaaatcgtcttttgttaattttttaaaaaaaaaattttttgtttaatttttaagtgaaaaaaattgtatgaacaaaaaatttttgtcataaaatttttttggttatgaaaaatatttttcccggttttttaacccattgtagctCCAATTCACTATGACGTTATATACGATGCACGGAGGCCCACAACTTTTGTACAACTTTTTAttaactccaatttcaaaaattttaatgctgccattcaatagtaaacatattgaaaatattaaggtagccaaaaaattagataaacatattggcaattgtgggcgtggcatgctgttaaagtcaaatattttatgttattttataaaaaatgttattttagtaaatttgatcagaagtaaattatcattactcgcaaaatattatcgataattggatgagttttttttttgttatattggtTGGATAATAGAATTTAAGAACTGGTACGACCTGTCACTTTACCATTTATAACTGctgtgttattaaatattttctcagATTCtatgttttattataaataaattttaatttcagtggaatagaagtccttagggtcaaaaggggttaaacaaagtTTACTATCAGAAGAAAGGCCAAAAtgtcctctttaagcccatATATACATGTTGGCCTGTTTTAatctgtttgttgaacacttttttcatttgaatgaaattactcccaattttttttctatttttattttacctgttcGTATGaatggcgcaaagtacaagtcgcaattttaaagatattgcaataaaatttggtacatataatttatttggcccaaggacctagttttttggctgtaatcggtccattatttcatctagtctccatacaaatgttttcccgaaattggactttttcGGTCGTAAGTAGTGAACTTATATAGGTATCTCCACaagttttgctccaaataagttttatatatactgaATTCATGTcgcctaattttatgatgatcggtccataattagtcatagctcccatataagatccgcttcaaaaaataactttaacaagcataaatctcttaaaaatacagGTATAagcataaaattcaacagaaatacaCTCCATACGGAAATACATTACTCAGCCAAaattcacttaaaaatgttggtataaacataaaattaaataaaaacaagtaagagagctataatcggctgtgccgaatctatatacccttcaccaaatcaaacttcaaaataaaaatttttttggaattttttcatttttgggaaaaaattttcgaattgtttttttaaaattttaaaatttttttttttaaattttaaaaaaatgttttcaaatttttttttttggtaaaaaaaaattcggattaaaaaatattttttccgattttgacccattgtaggtccaacttactatggtcttatatacgtcgttgcaaaagtctttgaaatatctataattagatatccatattgtttatattaatgacttagtaatcctgatataggtaaaaaatcgaggtttttctggttttttcctcatatctcagtcacttgtggaccgattttgctcattttaaattgcaaacttctcgaaagcatgtctgacagaattattgaagacttggatcccgaagatatcaggggtcttcaacaaattgatttcaacagacagacatacatggcttaatcgagtccgctatctataaggctccagaatatatattctttatagggtgggaaatgaaaaatgtagaaataacaaacggaatgacaaacttatatgtatatacccttctcacgaaggtgaagggtataataacttccatatagaaataaatcacaccacctaatttcatctaatggcgatcggtccataattagtcatacatagctcccatataagctccacttccgaaaatcactcacgaatataaattattgaaattttaaaagaaaaatgtttttgcttatttacttagtgtagggtattataaggtcgggtttgaccgaccatactttcttacttgttttctgaTGGGGACTTGAGGCATATTTTGGACGGACATGCtacatcgtcttagaatttcataaggacccagaatatatatacttttgtgagTCTGATTATTattgtgttacaaacggaataataaACTCAATAAACCCCCaatattttttgatggtgggtataataattaaataatattgctctcttttcacacatacatgGCAAtgcattctcatgaattaggtttttgcaTAGAgagtttttggctctcagttacccaTCCAGTTCTCATCTATGCATATAGCTTAACTCACAATTGAttacattttgttgttatttatatttatttattcacagTAGCAACGTTTGtgattgtttaataaattattaattgaaATACGTTAATAAtactatttgttatttagcttattcatattcattaaactattgatttttttgttgttttattttagtctTTTTGTACAATGAATGATACTTTAATGGATGCTGATGACTTAGATTTAAAGAATCTACTTGATGAATGGAATTTAATACAtcattatgattattttatagGTAAATTAActacattatttattatttaatttttcattttattaaaatcattgtTATTTTTCGTGTTAGAACAAAGAATAACTTTAAATATGCTGACCATATTAAAGCCTAAGCACATAgacaaattatttgaaaacctGCCCATAGGAGATCAAGCTTTGTTTGAATATCAATTACAGCTGTGGCAACAAAACAGAGTATTTccttttaaatcaaataattcggctaccaaaaaaaccaaaaatcccAACAAACCAAATAATGCAAAAAAAGAAGCTGTTATAGTGCCTCAAATGTCTGTAGCACCTTCCATGCAATTATCATCTGCGCTACGTAAAAGTTTGGATCATTCCCGGCAAACATCAACTTCCACTCCTTCAGTTGATACGCCAACTCCTATTTCAGCCGTTACGCCCATGACTTCGTCAATGCCAAAGCAACCGGGCATGGCTTTTCTGCCAGTACGCTATAATCTGCGCTCTATTTTGGAGGAAACCAGAGGTGGCCAAATTATTATGAATTATtatgcaaaacataaaattctgCGCGAAGAACACCGTACTGCCTTAATAAATGTAATAGCCCGCTATATTGATGCTAATGGTGGGATCTTATCGATGTCGGAAAGCAGTCAACTGGAACTGCAAATTGTTGAGCTATTTCCCACAGAAAAGGGGGAATATTATCGTACCAACAGACGTGGCCGTATCTACAATAAAGTGGTAAATTTGAAAAGagtttataagaaatttaacaTGGCACCTGATGAAATATCGCCCCCATCTATAGAGAATAATTCATCGACTTCTGGTTATTCTGCACCTGCATCGCCAATAGAAATTAAAGGTACCTTTCACCCTCATCTCCTTGCTATTTTGATTCTTGTATTCAAATATGTTTCTTTGTTTTAGAAGAGGAAGACCCAGATGAATATGATGACTATAAAATTTCTGAATTTCGCTCTATGACCCAGACTTGCGAAAACTACttgcatttttggaaaaacacacaaaaaatacgTTTAAAACAAATAGAAGATATAGAGTCCTTGTCTCAGATATTAGAAAAATGGCCAgaatataaacaacaaaatgcCGTGGAATTTGTaagtaaaactacaaaataaatttaagattttccaaacaaatttaaactttttcatattaaattaccTAGATAAATATGGAtttcaaagccaaatatccagaGGCTAATTCTTTCTCAGAAGTATTCTTTCAAAATAAAGACAAACTGGAGAAGCTGCTGCATAACAAAGTGGCAGGTTATAGATATCTGCAGCAGTACCCAAATTGTTCAACAGGTATTTATAgcaaacacattttaaaaagctttttaatattaatgatatatttttttttaaatttagaatccCAAAATCTCATTTTACTATGGGTAATGCATCAACTATTTCCGCCCAGCCAAAAAGTGGTCGTCGATGAGATGGGAACTAAACGCAAAAAACGTTATTCTGTACAATATTCTCAGAATGCCTTCATATGTATACGCAACTCTATGAACTCTCTGGAGGCAGCTCTAGAAACTCAACTTAGCCCTGGTACTCCACCCATGATTCTTATAGTGGGCGAATTGGCCGAAATAGATC
Proteins encoded in this region:
- the LOC135959794 gene encoding uncharacterized protein LOC135959794, with the protein product MDSYREIEEKINSGVYQLVQKRNRKSAIWSIFAEILKDDETILEGFVCCRNCKHILRYNGQQSSNLNRHKCFNLTTTSGSIKRVTEEDKQEAIDACTTWLIEDCLPFTAIDGTGFLEMVNLFLKIGARYGTNIDINDLLPDPSTLSSRITQTDQENENKEKSEIDNISFCTMNDTLMDADDLDLKNLLDEWNLIHHYDYFIEQRITLNMLTILKPKHIDKLFENLPIGDQALFEYQLQLWQQNRVFPFKSNNSATKKTKNPNKPNNAKKEAVIVPQMSVAPSMQLSSALRKSLDHSRQTSTSTPSVDTPTPISAVTPMTSSMPKQPGMAFLPVRYNLRSILEETRGGQIIMNYYAKHKILREEHRTALINVIARYIDANGGILSMSESSQLELQIVELFPTEKGEYYRTNRRGRIYNKVVNLKRVYKKFNMAPDEISPPSIENNSSTSGYSAPASPIEIKEEEDPDEYDDYKISEFRSMTQTCENYLHFWKNTQKIRLKQIEDIESLSQILEKWPEYKQQNAVEFINMDFKAKYPEANSFSEVFFQNKDKLEKLLHNKVAGYRYLQQYPNCSTESQNLILLWVMHQLFPPSQKVVVDEMGTKRKKRYSVQYSQNAFICIRNSMNSLEAALETQLSPGTPPMILIVGELAEIDQIFVYFEGVRFPMDSVVTAAQLVCELFFLFDLDYPEEAELFYCFLQSFFLNIESEVKNSKIYAVINEINAY